The Altererythrobacter sp. ZODW24 genome window below encodes:
- a CDS encoding AarF/ABC1/UbiB kinase family protein, producing MSDKDNKPRHRAVPSGRLSRLSGFGRLAGGIAGGMLAEGSRRLASGEMPKMSDMIMTPGNAMRLADRLSHLRGAAMKLGQMISMDAGDMLPPELSNILAGLRDNANFMPARQLDKVLIAEWGPEWRKQFRRFEPRPIAAASIGQVHRAVTRDDRTLAIKVQYPGIRDSIDADVDNVATLLRMSGMLPKELDFDPLLKAAKEQLHEEADYHREGEQLQRFAALLADRPEFVVPTIDKELTRERVLAMSFEPGVPIESLETETQEIRDRVSAQVIELVGRELFEFGVMQTDPNFANYRYQPETGRIVLLDFGATRDVSLQIASSYRSLLTAGLSGDGDAVREESIKAGFVNPLAVERHRERIDSMIDVILAEMTQPDVFDFGDRAFVSVLRDEGMAIAADKSSWHLPPAETLFIQRKVSGTALLGARLKAKVDVRGIVSDILAANAELAE from the coding sequence ATGTCAGACAAGGATAACAAGCCGCGCCATCGTGCGGTTCCCAGCGGACGGCTTTCGCGCCTGTCGGGTTTCGGAAGGCTCGCTGGCGGTATTGCCGGGGGCATGCTGGCAGAAGGTTCGCGGCGCTTGGCCAGCGGCGAAATGCCCAAGATGAGCGATATGATCATGACGCCGGGCAATGCCATGCGTCTTGCAGACAGGCTTTCTCACTTGCGCGGTGCGGCGATGAAGCTGGGCCAGATGATCTCCATGGACGCGGGCGACATGCTGCCACCGGAATTGTCGAATATCCTCGCCGGCCTGCGCGACAATGCGAATTTCATGCCCGCACGGCAGCTCGACAAAGTTCTGATCGCCGAATGGGGACCGGAGTGGCGCAAGCAGTTCCGCCGGTTTGAACCGCGCCCGATTGCCGCCGCTTCCATTGGCCAAGTCCACCGCGCCGTGACGCGCGATGATCGGACCTTGGCGATCAAAGTTCAATATCCCGGCATTCGTGACAGCATTGATGCCGATGTCGATAATGTCGCCACGCTTCTGCGCATGTCAGGCATGCTGCCGAAGGAACTCGATTTCGATCCTTTGCTTAAGGCCGCGAAGGAGCAGTTGCACGAGGAGGCGGACTACCACCGCGAAGGCGAACAACTGCAACGTTTCGCCGCCTTGCTGGCAGACCGGCCCGAATTTGTCGTGCCGACAATCGACAAAGAGCTAACCCGCGAGCGTGTCCTCGCGATGAGCTTTGAACCCGGTGTTCCAATTGAAAGCCTTGAGACCGAAACGCAGGAAATCCGCGACCGCGTTTCGGCACAAGTGATTGAGCTGGTCGGACGCGAATTGTTCGAATTTGGCGTGATGCAAACCGATCCAAACTTTGCCAATTACCGATACCAGCCGGAAACTGGCCGGATCGTGCTGCTCGACTTTGGTGCGACACGCGATGTGTCGCTGCAGATTGCATCCTCTTATCGTAGCCTGCTTACCGCCGGATTGTCGGGCGACGGTGATGCCGTCCGAGAAGAATCGATCAAGGCAGGTTTCGTCAATCCACTAGCGGTCGAGCGCCACCGCGAGCGCATCGATTCCATGATCGACGTCATTCTTGCTGAGATGACCCAACCTGATGTGTTCGACTTTGGCGACCGCGCCTTCGTATCAGTCTTGCGTGACGAGGGAATGGCGATTGCCGCCGATAAATCGAGCTGGCACCTGCCACCCGCCGAAACACTGTTTATCCAGCGCAAGGTCAGCGGCACCGCGCTACTCGGCGCACGGCTCAAAGCGAAAGTCGATGTTCGAGGCATCGTGAGCGACATACTCGCTGCCAATGCGGAACTAGCAGAATGA
- a CDS encoding succinate dehydrogenase assembly factor 2, with the protein MPDQNRLNRLKFRAWHRGTREADYMIGGFFDRYHADWGDTELQWFEDLLEEDDVDVMAWALKAQPTPPHFAGDLMVSMQKLDYVDIPR; encoded by the coding sequence ATGCCTGATCAGAACCGCCTTAATCGCCTGAAATTCCGTGCATGGCACCGTGGCACCCGGGAAGCGGATTATATGATCGGCGGCTTCTTCGACCGCTATCACGCCGATTGGGGCGATACAGAACTGCAATGGTTCGAGGATCTGCTCGAAGAAGACGATGTCGACGTGATGGCTTGGGCCCTGAAAGCGCAGCCTACGCCGCCGCACTTCGCCGGTGATCTAATGGTCTCCATGCAGAAGCTCGATTACGTGGATATTCCGCGCTAG
- a CDS encoding low molecular weight protein-tyrosine-phosphatase, translating to MTRPALLFVCLGNICRSPMAEGAMRLTADEAGLDIEIDSAGTAAYHIGSPPDERAQAAALKNGADISGLSGRQAVEEDFRRFTHIFALDGSNLGNLRQLAPSDASAKLGLLMDYVPGFEGRAVADPYYGDDSGFDITWNEVNAAAKALVAKLQD from the coding sequence ATGACGCGCCCTGCCCTGCTGTTTGTTTGCCTCGGCAACATCTGCCGGTCGCCCATGGCCGAAGGCGCGATGCGCCTTACGGCGGACGAGGCAGGCTTGGACATCGAGATCGATTCAGCTGGAACCGCCGCTTATCACATCGGTAGCCCGCCTGATGAGCGAGCACAGGCCGCCGCACTCAAGAACGGCGCCGACATATCGGGCCTCAGTGGGCGTCAAGCGGTCGAAGAAGACTTCCGCCGCTTCACCCATATTTTCGCTCTGGATGGCAGCAATTTGGGGAATCTGCGACAGCTTGCGCCATCGGATGCTTCCGCCAAACTTGGGCTACTGATGGATTATGTGCCCGGCTTTGAGGGTCGGGCTGTGGCCGATCCCTATTACGGCGACGATTCCGGATTCGACATTACATGGAACGAGGTGAACGCCGCTGCCAAGGCGCTGGTGGCGAAACTCCAAGACTAA
- the recG gene encoding ATP-dependent DNA helicase RecG, which yields MRPDILNPLFIETDALDGVGPKMKKPLEKLGLSRVRDIAYHLPERFVTRRAVQNLDEASEGEQVVIALTPTEHRGSNGRGPYRVLAQDALGNICSLTYFGRASYTAKKLLPVGEQRWVAGRLDRYGDMLQIVHPDHVVEDGAETLTRLCEPVYSLSEGLTQPRVAGLVAQSLDRLTELPEWIEPNLLAKREWPAWDEALKLAHKGEHLLSRDRLAYDELFANSLALMLVRDANKGRKGRALQGDGSLRDKLELPFALTGAQSRSIGEIEGDMAQGAPMLRLLQGDVGSGKTVVALEAMLIAVEAGSQAALLAPTEILARQHFETLRQMAAPTGAEIALLTGRDKGKAREAILMGLMDGSIDMVVGTHAIFQDSVSYKDLALVVIDEQHRFGVSQRLMLAQKGKRSPHTLAMTATPIPRTLTLAQYGEMDVSRLDELPPGRQAIDTRVVAQERLVDVIEGLARHLESGQQAYWVCPMVRENETDDIAAAEQRFLTLKERFGDDVVLVHGQLRPEEKDAGMERFASGQAKVLVATTVIEVGVDVPNSTLMVIEQAERFGLAQLHQLRGRVGRGSEKSVCLLLRGSMMSETARDRLALMRETQDGFLLAEEDLRLRGGGELLGTRQSGDTPFSVATLEQITQLLPIAHDDAKLLVDHDGGLASERGEAARVLLYLFERDWGVQLLRGG from the coding sequence ATGCGGCCCGATATTCTCAATCCTCTGTTTATCGAGACTGATGCCTTGGACGGTGTCGGGCCGAAGATGAAGAAGCCGCTCGAAAAGCTGGGGCTGAGCCGGGTGCGCGACATTGCCTATCACTTGCCCGAGCGGTTCGTGACCCGGCGCGCGGTGCAGAATTTGGACGAGGCGAGCGAGGGTGAGCAGGTTGTCATCGCTCTGACACCCACCGAGCATCGCGGGTCCAACGGGCGCGGTCCTTACCGCGTGCTGGCTCAGGATGCGCTCGGCAACATTTGTTCGTTGACCTATTTTGGCCGCGCTTCCTATACCGCCAAAAAACTGTTGCCTGTGGGCGAGCAGCGCTGGGTCGCCGGGCGCTTGGACCGCTATGGCGATATGCTCCAGATTGTGCACCCTGATCACGTGGTCGAGGATGGGGCCGAAACGCTGACACGTTTGTGTGAGCCGGTGTACTCTCTCTCAGAAGGACTGACACAGCCGCGCGTCGCAGGACTGGTGGCGCAATCCCTCGATCGGCTGACTGAACTGCCAGAATGGATCGAGCCAAACCTGCTGGCAAAGCGGGAATGGCCCGCTTGGGATGAGGCGTTGAAACTGGCGCATAAGGGCGAGCATCTGCTGTCGCGCGACCGGCTGGCCTATGACGAGCTATTCGCCAACAGTCTTGCGCTGATGCTGGTGCGTGATGCCAATAAAGGCCGCAAGGGACGGGCGCTTCAAGGCGACGGATCACTGCGGGACAAGTTAGAACTGCCGTTTGCGCTGACGGGCGCGCAGTCGCGCTCAATCGGCGAGATTGAGGGCGATATGGCGCAAGGCGCGCCGATGCTCCGCTTGCTGCAGGGCGATGTTGGTTCGGGTAAGACTGTAGTCGCACTTGAAGCCATGTTGATCGCCGTTGAGGCTGGGTCACAGGCAGCATTGCTCGCGCCGACCGAAATTCTTGCTCGCCAGCATTTTGAGACTTTGCGCCAAATGGCAGCGCCCACCGGAGCTGAAATCGCGTTGCTGACAGGCCGCGATAAGGGCAAGGCTCGTGAAGCCATCTTGATGGGATTGATGGATGGCAGCATCGATATGGTTGTTGGCACCCATGCGATCTTTCAGGACAGCGTCTCCTATAAGGACCTCGCGCTGGTTGTGATCGACGAGCAGCACCGCTTTGGCGTCAGCCAGCGCCTGATGCTCGCGCAGAAGGGCAAACGCTCGCCGCACACTCTGGCGATGACCGCCACGCCGATTCCGCGCACACTGACGCTCGCGCAATATGGCGAGATGGATGTCAGCCGTCTCGATGAACTACCGCCCGGCAGACAGGCAATCGACACCCGCGTTGTCGCGCAGGAGCGGTTGGTCGATGTAATCGAAGGCCTCGCAAGACATCTTGAGAGCGGCCAGCAAGCCTATTGGGTTTGTCCGATGGTCCGCGAGAATGAGACTGACGACATTGCGGCGGCGGAGCAACGCTTTCTCACCTTGAAAGAACGCTTCGGGGACGATGTTGTGCTTGTCCATGGACAGCTTCGACCTGAGGAAAAAGACGCAGGGATGGAGCGGTTCGCGAGCGGTCAGGCGAAGGTTCTAGTCGCCACAACTGTGATCGAAGTCGGCGTCGATGTGCCCAACTCAACGCTGATGGTGATCGAACAGGCGGAGCGCTTTGGTCTGGCGCAGTTGCACCAGTTACGCGGACGTGTCGGGCGCGGTTCGGAAAAGTCTGTTTGCCTGCTGCTGCGCGGGTCAATGATGTCGGAAACAGCGCGCGACCGCTTGGCGTTGATGCGCGAAACGCAGGACGGGTTTCTGCTGGCGGAGGAGGATTTGCGTCTTCGCGGCGGCGGTGAGTTACTCGGCACTCGCCAATCTGGCGACACACCGTTCAGCGTCGCAACGCTGGAACAGATCACGCAATTGCTGCCCATCGCGCATGATGATGCGAAGCTACTCGTTGATCATGATGGCGGACTGGCAAGCGAGCGCGGCGAGGCGGCGCGGGTTTTGCTATATCTGTTCGAACGTGACTGGGGCGTGCAGCTACTTCGAGGTGGTTAG
- a CDS encoding 3-methyl-2-oxobutanoate dehydrogenase (2-methylpropanoyl-transferring) subunit alpha: MGNGPNNAEDERGNKPKLSLHVPEPHYRPGDAVDFSHVEVTTPGKQPRPDETCDAKETHPLCLDLIRVLGDDDKAHGPWDPRLSPDTLRTMLHNFALVRAFDERMYRGQRQGKTSFYMKCTGEEATSISAAMALASDDMVFPSYRQQGILIARGYPLVEMINQIYSNKGDKLKGRQLPIMYSSREHNFFTISGNLATQTPQAVGWAMASAIKGDSRIAATWIGEGSSAEGDFHSACTFAAVYNAPVILNVVNNQWAISSFSGFAGAERTSFAARAMGYGIAGLRVDGNDALAVYAAQKWAADRARSNAGPTLIEYFTYRAEGHSTSDDPSAYRSAQEREEWPLGDPVMRLKKHLIELGEWSEEQHAAMDLACADEVKTATKEAEKNGILGHGLHHPFSTMFEDVFEELPWHLQEQSEQAIREREIKWPEGKKP; the protein is encoded by the coding sequence ATGGGCAACGGCCCTAACAACGCGGAAGACGAGCGCGGCAATAAGCCGAAGCTGTCGCTGCACGTTCCCGAGCCGCATTATCGCCCTGGCGATGCGGTTGATTTTAGCCATGTTGAAGTCACAACGCCCGGCAAGCAGCCGCGCCCCGATGAAACATGCGATGCGAAGGAAACGCATCCGCTGTGCCTCGACCTGATCCGGGTGCTTGGTGATGATGACAAGGCGCATGGCCCGTGGGATCCGCGCCTGTCGCCCGACACGCTCCGCACCATGCTGCATAATTTCGCTCTCGTTCGCGCCTTTGACGAGCGGATGTACCGTGGTCAGCGGCAAGGCAAGACCAGCTTCTACATGAAGTGCACGGGCGAAGAAGCCACGTCGATCAGCGCCGCCATGGCGCTCGCATCTGATGACATGGTGTTCCCGAGCTACCGCCAGCAAGGCATTCTAATTGCGCGCGGATATCCCCTCGTCGAAATGATCAACCAGATCTATTCGAACAAGGGTGACAAGCTGAAGGGCCGCCAGCTACCGATCATGTATTCGAGCCGCGAGCACAACTTCTTCACAATCAGCGGCAATCTTGCGACGCAAACCCCGCAAGCGGTCGGTTGGGCAATGGCCAGCGCGATCAAGGGCGACAGCCGGATCGCCGCAACATGGATCGGTGAAGGGTCGAGCGCAGAGGGCGATTTCCACAGTGCCTGCACCTTTGCAGCCGTGTATAATGCACCGGTTATCCTCAATGTTGTCAACAACCAGTGGGCGATCAGCAGCTTCAGCGGATTTGCCGGGGCTGAACGGACAAGTTTCGCTGCGCGCGCAATGGGTTATGGCATTGCTGGCCTTAGGGTCGACGGCAATGATGCACTGGCAGTCTATGCCGCCCAAAAATGGGCTGCAGACCGCGCTCGTTCGAACGCCGGACCGACGTTGATCGAATACTTCACATACCGGGCAGAGGGGCATTCGACCTCGGATGATCCAAGCGCCTATCGCTCCGCACAAGAGCGCGAGGAATGGCCGCTTGGCGACCCGGTCATGCGGCTTAAGAAGCATCTGATCGAGCTTGGCGAATGGTCGGAAGAGCAGCACGCCGCGATGGATCTTGCCTGCGCTGATGAAGTGAAGACAGCGACCAAAGAAGCGGAGAAAAACGGTATTCTGGGCCATGGCCTGCATCATCCGTTCTCGACAATGTTTGAAGATGTCTTCGAAGAACTGCCTTGGCATCTTCAGGAACAGAGCGAGCAGGCGATCCGCGAGCGAGAGATCAAGTGGCCCGAGGGGAAGAAGCCATGA
- a CDS encoding DUF3429 domain-containing protein, with product MAERNRDQLESLPEIAEKLGYAGLLPQVLAVWLVFGEGEWRWVALAGGLAYAALIFSFLGGVWWGQAVASPAAPKWAFAAAVLPSLIGLAAFMPWTVGWNWPGPSLIVLGFGLVASPLVDRALAPGGERWMALRWKLSLGLGVLTLILGILALRS from the coding sequence ATGGCCGAAAGAAACCGAGATCAGTTGGAGAGCCTGCCCGAAATCGCCGAGAAACTGGGCTATGCCGGATTGCTGCCGCAAGTGTTGGCCGTATGGCTGGTCTTCGGCGAGGGCGAATGGCGCTGGGTCGCGCTGGCCGGAGGGCTCGCCTACGCGGCGCTGATCTTCAGTTTCCTCGGCGGAGTGTGGTGGGGGCAGGCGGTGGCGAGCCCCGCAGCGCCGAAATGGGCGTTTGCTGCCGCGGTTTTGCCCAGCTTGATCGGACTTGCGGCCTTTATGCCGTGGACGGTCGGCTGGAATTGGCCGGGGCCTTCGCTAATCGTTCTAGGATTTGGTTTAGTTGCGTCGCCATTAGTCGATCGCGCCCTTGCGCCAGGAGGCGAGCGCTGGATGGCCTTGCGTTGGAAACTTTCGCTCGGGTTGGGTGTGCTGACCCTGATCCTTGGAATATTGGCGCTGAGGAGCTAA
- a CDS encoding PilZ domain-containing protein gives MTYSDQERRKPRQDVKVLAKYRTGRGTQMDVRVIDISETGCRLFEKRSPLSANDKISMRIEALGPFDAEVVWVEVDTIGIKFVKPLYGPVFDHIKSVLSESLI, from the coding sequence ATGACCTATTCAGATCAAGAGCGCCGCAAGCCTCGTCAAGATGTGAAGGTACTGGCCAAGTACCGGACAGGTCGCGGCACCCAAATGGATGTCCGCGTTATCGACATTTCTGAAACAGGCTGCAGACTGTTTGAGAAGCGCAGCCCGCTTTCCGCCAATGATAAAATCAGCATGCGGATCGAAGCGCTCGGACCGTTTGATGCCGAGGTTGTCTGGGTCGAGGTCGATACGATTGGGATTAAGTTCGTGAAGCCGCTTTATGGCCCGGTCTTTGATCACATCAAGTCGGTGTTGAGCGAGAGCCTAATTTAG
- the thyA gene encoding thymidylate synthase: MASVPTVDDSSSQARHYEWQYLELMRRIWETGDERTDRTGVGTRSIFGTTLRFDLADGAMPLITSKRVYWKTATRELLWFLTGDTNIRKLCAQGVEIWTDWPLDKYRRETGEEITREDFSKRIVEDAAFAERWGDLGPVYGKQWVDWPTYRYGPDGKYERGPGINQVAEVVESLKNNPGSRRHIIEGWNVAELDTMALPPCHKTYQFHVADGRLNGLMYQRSCDVALGLPFNLWSAALLQRMLAQQAGLEPGEFVWMGGDTHLYLNHEELVETQLQREPAGNPVLELGRKPDSIFDYRIEDFEIRGYSPQSPLKAPVAV; the protein is encoded by the coding sequence ATGGCCAGCGTCCCCACCGTCGATGATTCTTCATCCCAAGCCCGCCACTATGAATGGCAATATCTGGAATTAATGCGCCGCATCTGGGAGACCGGAGACGAACGGACTGACAGGACGGGTGTGGGAACACGTTCGATCTTTGGCACGACTCTGCGCTTTGATCTCGCAGATGGCGCAATGCCGCTGATCACCAGCAAACGGGTATACTGGAAGACCGCGACGCGCGAGCTGCTGTGGTTCCTGACCGGCGACACCAACATCCGCAAATTATGCGCGCAGGGCGTCGAGATTTGGACCGATTGGCCGCTTGATAAATATCGCCGCGAAACAGGCGAAGAGATTACGCGAGAAGATTTCTCCAAGAGGATTGTCGAAGACGCGGCTTTTGCCGAGCGTTGGGGCGATCTTGGCCCCGTCTATGGCAAGCAATGGGTCGATTGGCCGACCTATCGCTATGGCCCGGACGGCAAATATGAGCGCGGGCCCGGCATCAACCAAGTCGCTGAAGTGGTTGAAAGCCTGAAAAACAACCCCGGTAGTCGGCGTCACATTATTGAAGGCTGGAATGTCGCCGAGTTAGACACGATGGCGTTGCCGCCTTGTCATAAGACCTATCAGTTCCACGTCGCTGACGGACGGCTCAACGGTCTGATGTACCAGCGCAGCTGCGACGTTGCATTGGGCCTACCCTTCAATCTGTGGTCCGCCGCTTTGCTGCAACGAATGCTGGCACAGCAGGCCGGACTCGAGCCGGGCGAGTTTGTCTGGATGGGCGGTGATACACATCTTTATCTGAACCATGAAGAGCTGGTGGAAACGCAATTGCAGCGGGAACCAGCGGGCAATCCAGTGCTTGAATTAGGCAGAAAGCCGGATTCGATCTTTGACTATCGGATCGAGGATTTTGAGATTCGGGGTTACAGCCCGCAAAGCCCGCTCAAGGCTCCTGTGGCGGTATAG
- the mfd gene encoding transcription-repair coupling factor, with the protein MPDISSILGAKSPLTLSSVVRGAQPLVMADLARASSTRAVFIAADDAAMNAMAETAHYFAPEIEVLEFPAWDCLPYDRASPALSVSAKRLSALHRLQAGKAGSQLLVTTVNALLQRVVTPFRVRESIRALKPGMEIGRESLIVLLQRQGYSRTDTVADAGEYAVRGSLFDIYPSGLGQGLRLDFFGDELESLRLFDPATQRTTGTLDEFLLLPASEALIDEESIKRFRSRYREQFGATATGDPLYQAVSEGRRLAGMEHWLPLFEEELSTLFDHLTGSDLIVIDSTAIQAGEERLSDITDYHDARAQSAGQAASSYRPLGAEALYLEGKEFRTALKGWPVHRAVIFAEPESETTADFGFSSARDFAPERARGDNIYEAAASHLKTIGKSGKRPLIAAYSEGSRSRITSILEEAGTKVALADSWQDALGKSAKGVAAAIVLPLEAGFSSADLELLTEQEILGDRLVRRKRKRKDSDAFLAELSALGRGDLVVHTEHGIGRYLGLEPIAVGKSQHDCVRLEYRGGDKLYIPVENIDVLSRYGSSEDGAMLDRLGGEAWQKRRANLKERIRAIAGELMRTAAARALRKAPVFATDGTDYNKFVDRFPWEETEDQEAAITDVLRDLESGRPMDRLVCGDVGFGKTEVALRAAFVAAMNGQQVAVVAPTTLLARQHFTNFSERFKDFPLKIGRLSRLVPPKEMKETREALEAGTMDIIIGTHAILSKSTQFSDLGLVIVDEEQRFGVTHKEKLKQLRANVHMLTLTATPIPRTLQMAMSGLRELSTIQTPPVDRLAVRTYVMEWDEVVMREALLREHHRGGQSFIVVPRISDMSEVEEWLKENVPEIKSISAHGQMSPTEVEDRMGAFYEQKYEVLLSTTIVESGLDIPSANTIIIHRADRFGLAQLYQLRGRVGRSKLRAYAYLTHPRDMALSEVAEKRLKVLGDLDSLGAGFQLASHDLDIRGAGNLLGDEQSGHIREVGFELYQSMLEDAILAAKAGDDGLAPDETGLSPQITVDAPIMIPEDYVPDLAVRMALYRRLNDARDQSEIEAMAAEMIDRFGTLPSATANLVRLIEIKHQAIAANIAKIDVGARGTLVTFHNNNFPDGPGLIAYVDRLNGAAKLRPDMKLVINRAWGDPQSRLNGLFQLTKGLSRIALKAKAKA; encoded by the coding sequence ATGCCAGACATCTCCAGCATATTAGGCGCTAAGTCGCCGCTCACCCTGTCCTCCGTCGTGCGCGGAGCGCAGCCGCTGGTCATGGCCGATCTGGCACGGGCATCGAGCACCCGGGCCGTGTTCATCGCGGCGGACGATGCAGCGATGAACGCGATGGCGGAAACGGCGCATTACTTCGCGCCCGAAATCGAAGTGTTGGAATTTCCGGCCTGGGACTGCCTGCCTTACGACCGCGCCAGCCCCGCGCTTTCAGTCAGCGCAAAGCGCCTGTCCGCATTGCACCGGTTGCAAGCAGGCAAAGCGGGCTCACAATTGCTGGTCACGACCGTCAACGCGCTGCTGCAACGTGTAGTCACGCCATTTCGCGTCCGCGAATCGATCCGCGCGCTCAAACCCGGCATGGAAATCGGACGGGAAAGTCTGATCGTACTGCTCCAGAGGCAAGGTTACAGCCGCACGGACACAGTGGCCGACGCAGGCGAATATGCTGTGCGAGGGTCGCTGTTCGACATCTATCCATCGGGCCTTGGGCAAGGCTTGCGCCTCGACTTCTTTGGCGACGAGCTCGAAAGCCTGCGTCTGTTCGATCCGGCCACACAGCGTACCACCGGTACGCTTGATGAATTTCTGCTGCTGCCTGCGAGCGAAGCCCTGATCGACGAAGAATCGATCAAGCGTTTCCGCAGCCGGTACCGCGAGCAATTCGGTGCAACCGCCACCGGTGATCCGCTGTATCAAGCCGTCAGCGAAGGCCGCCGGCTTGCTGGCATGGAACACTGGCTACCGCTGTTTGAGGAAGAGCTTTCGACGCTGTTCGATCATCTCACAGGCAGCGATCTGATCGTAATCGACAGCACGGCGATTCAAGCCGGTGAAGAGCGTCTGTCCGACATCACCGACTATCACGACGCGCGGGCGCAGTCGGCGGGACAAGCCGCAAGTAGCTATCGCCCGCTCGGTGCCGAGGCGCTCTATTTGGAAGGTAAGGAATTCCGCACCGCGTTGAAGGGATGGCCAGTGCACCGCGCAGTCATCTTTGCCGAACCCGAAAGCGAAACCACGGCCGACTTCGGCTTCTCGTCCGCGCGTGACTTCGCACCAGAACGTGCACGCGGCGACAATATCTATGAAGCAGCTGCAAGCCATCTCAAGACCATCGGCAAGTCCGGCAAGAGACCGCTGATCGCAGCCTATTCCGAAGGGTCACGCTCACGGATCACTTCAATCCTTGAAGAAGCAGGCACCAAAGTTGCGCTCGCTGATAGCTGGCAAGATGCGCTCGGCAAGTCGGCCAAGGGTGTCGCTGCTGCCATAGTCCTTCCCCTTGAGGCTGGTTTCTCAAGTGCCGATCTGGAACTGCTGACCGAGCAGGAAATCCTCGGCGACAGGCTGGTTCGCCGGAAACGGAAACGCAAAGACTCCGACGCATTTCTCGCCGAATTGAGCGCGCTGGGTCGCGGCGATCTGGTGGTACACACCGAACATGGCATCGGGCGCTACCTGGGGCTTGAACCCATTGCCGTCGGCAAGAGCCAGCATGACTGCGTGAGGCTCGAATATCGCGGCGGCGACAAGCTCTACATACCGGTCGAAAATATTGATGTTTTGTCGCGTTACGGCTCATCCGAAGATGGCGCGATGCTCGATCGTCTTGGCGGCGAAGCTTGGCAGAAACGCCGCGCAAATCTGAAGGAACGCATCCGCGCAATCGCGGGAGAGTTGATGCGCACTGCAGCAGCCCGCGCGCTGCGCAAGGCCCCTGTGTTTGCCACTGACGGCACAGACTACAATAAATTCGTCGACCGCTTCCCATGGGAAGAAACCGAAGACCAAGAAGCCGCGATCACCGATGTATTGCGCGATCTGGAAAGCGGTCGCCCGATGGACCGTCTCGTCTGCGGCGATGTTGGTTTTGGCAAGACGGAAGTCGCCCTGCGCGCCGCATTCGTCGCCGCAATGAACGGCCAGCAAGTCGCCGTTGTTGCGCCGACTACTTTGCTTGCCCGTCAGCACTTCACCAATTTCAGCGAACGCTTCAAAGACTTCCCACTCAAGATCGGCCGCCTCTCGCGCCTCGTTCCGCCCAAGGAGATGAAGGAAACGCGCGAGGCGTTGGAAGCCGGGACGATGGATATCATCATCGGCACGCACGCTATCTTGTCGAAGAGCACGCAGTTTAGCGACCTTGGCCTAGTGATCGTGGACGAAGAACAGCGCTTCGGCGTTACGCATAAGGAAAAGCTGAAGCAGCTGCGCGCCAATGTGCATATGCTGACGCTGACCGCCACACCGATCCCGCGCACATTGCAAATGGCGATGAGCGGGCTACGCGAACTTTCCACGATCCAGACACCGCCAGTCGATCGCTTAGCAGTGCGTACCTATGTGATGGAGTGGGATGAAGTGGTGATGCGCGAGGCGTTGCTGCGCGAACATCACCGCGGCGGGCAGAGCTTCATAGTCGTGCCGCGCATTTCGGACATGTCCGAGGTCGAGGAATGGCTGAAAGAGAACGTCCCAGAGATCAAATCAATCAGCGCACATGGCCAGATGTCCCCGACCGAAGTCGAGGACCGGATGGGCGCGTTCTACGAGCAGAAATACGAAGTTCTGCTGTCAACGACGATTGTCGAAAGCGGCCTCGATATTCCGAGCGCCAACACGATCATCATCCACCGCGCCGACCGCTTTGGCCTGGCTCAGCTTTACCAACTGCGTGGCCGCGTTGGCCGTTCAAAATTGCGCGCCTACGCATACCTGACGCACCCGCGCGACATGGCTTTGTCCGAGGTCGCTGAAAAGCGGCTGAAGGTGCTGGGCGATCTCGATAGCCTAGGCGCAGGCTTCCAGCTCGCCAGCCACGATCTCGACATTCGCGGAGCCGGCAATTTGCTGGGCGACGAACAATCAGGCCATATCCGCGAGGTTGGCTTCGAGCTTTACCAATCCATGCTCGAGGATGCCATTCTGGCCGCAAAGGCTGGTGATGATGGCCTTGCGCCGGACGAAACCGGCCTCAGCCCACAAATTACGGTCGATGCACCGATCATGATTCCTGAGGATTATGTTCCCGACCTCGCCGTGCGGATGGCGCTCTATCGCCGCCTCAACGATGCCCGCGACCAGTCGGAAATCGAGGCTATGGCAGCGGAAATGATCGACCGCTTCGGTACATTGCCATCAGCAACCGCCAATCTGGTCCGCTTGATCGAAATCAAGCATCAGGCAATTGCTGCCAATATTGCGAAGATCGACGTTGGCGCACGCGGCACTTTGGTGACGTTCCACAACAACAATTTCCCCGATGGACCGGGCCTGATTGCCTATGTCGACCGGTTGAATGGCGCGGCCAAGCTGCGCCCTGATATGAAGCTGGTTATCAACCGCGCATGGGGTGATCCGCAAAGCCGCCTGAACGGCCTTTTCCAACTAACCAAGGGCCTGAGCCGGATTGCACTGAAGGCGAAAGCGAAGGCCTAG